From Thalassospiraceae bacterium LMO-JJ14:
TTGTCGAGACCCTTCGGTGCATAACCCTGGAAGTAGCCTTCGTTGCCGAGCAGCATCAGGCTGGTGGCGGCGAGGCCCCACACAACGTCGGCCTGCGGGTTGTCTTTTTCGGCCATCAGTTTCGATGTCACGATACCGGTGGAATCGCGGATCCAGTTGATGGTGACGCCTGGGGTGTCACTTTCGAAGGCTTTTTTGAAACCTGCCAGTTCATCGGCTTCGACGGCGGTGTAAACGGTCAGTTCGACTGCCGAGGCCGGTGTTGCGGACATGATGCCGAGGGCGGCGGCCCCGAGCGTCATGCTTTTGAGAAATTTTGAAAATCCTGCATTCATTATTGGTACTCCTAGCTCCCTGGTTGCAATATTGATGAAGTGATCAAACAGGCAAAAAGCCAATATTGTCAACAAAACCGGTCATCGCGAATATAGCAAGCGTGTGCGTCGATCCGAAATTAAGGTGATGATTGAAAGTGCAATACTTTTACTGTTTGCCATCGTGCATAAAGATTAGCCAATCAAAGCCGCTGGGGGTAGCGCAAAATCTATTTGTAAAGAAAGTTTGATGTAGGTCGGCTCCTGCGGTTATTTACACGCTAATGTGGATGTTAACTGCGCCGAACAGAAGCGCGACATCGGACCGGGGACTGAGGGCATGCTGGCAGAAGAGCGACGTGCGAAAATTCTCGAAATTGTCAACGAGCGGGGGTCTGTCTCGGTCAGTGACCTGCACCGCCGCTTGAAGGTCTCACAGGAAACGATCCGCCGCGATATCACCAAACTTGCGCACGATACCCGGCTTCGCAAGACCCATGGCGGGGCTTTGGCGCTCGATCATTCGGAGCCGGTTTTCGATGAACGGATGGCCGTCAATATCGACGGCAAAAGGGCGATCGGCCGGGTTGCCGCGGAAATGGTAACGGACGATTCTACGTTGCTCATCGATTCCGGTACCACCACGCTTTGCCTTGCCGAGAGCTTGATGGAGCGCCGCCGTCTGACGGTCTACACCAACGATATTCATATTGCTCAACGCCTGGGCGGGCGGAACGACAATCATGTTTACCTGACGGGGGGGGAGCTGCTGGCCAGCGAAGGGGCGCTGGTCGGGCGCGATGCGACCGCCATGCTGGCCAATTATTATCCGGATTTCTGTTTCGTCGGTGCGGCGGCGTTCGCTAATCATCCCTGGATAATGGATTACACCCGCGAAGCCGCCGAGCTCAGAACGCAGATGCTGTCACAGGGCCGCACCAAGGTCGTGCTGGTCGATCACACCAAGTTCGGCCGCACCGCACCGGTCAAGGTCGGCGGGCTTGAGGACGTGGACATTATCGTTACCGATATCCCCCTGAAGGGCGAGATCAAGGCGGGCATGGCCAGGCTGTCGGCGGAAATCATCATCGCCGAAGAGGTCTGAGCGGACTTCCTGAGAGGCGCCATGCTTCGAGACGGACGCTACGCGTCCTCCACAGCATGAGGCGTATATTATCAGACCCTCATCCTGAGGAGGCCGAAAGGCCGTCTCGAAGGTTGCGTAAGGCAGGCCCCGATTATTCAGCTTCAGCCGTAATCATTTCGCCGTGCAACTCGCAGCCGGCTTCGGCCAGTCTGACGAATTCGTGGGCGATGCTTTCCGGGGTTTTCAGGGTTTCCGGGTTCTCGCCGGGCATGGCGGCGGCGCGCATGCCGGTCCGTGTCGGCCCCGGATTGACGAGATTGACGCGGATGTTCGATTTGCGCGTTTCCTCGGCATAAACCTTGGCCATCATCTCCAGTCCGGCCTTGGAAATGGCATAGGCGCCCCAGAAGGCACGCGGCTCGTGTCCGACCGTCGACGTCACATAGATCGCGCGGCCGCTGTCGGACGCCCTGAGAAGCGGGTCCATTGAGCGGGTCAGCCGCCAACATGCCGTCAGGTTGACGCTCATAACGTCGTTCCAGACCTTAGGGTCGAGTTGGTGCATCGGTGTCAGCACGCCCAGCAGCCCGGCATTGGCGATCAGAACATCCAGACGGCCGAAACGCTCGTACATCGCTGCGCCGACCTTGTCGATGGCGTCGAAATCCCTGAGATCGAGCGGCACCAGCGTCGATTCAATCCCGTAAGCGGTGCGGATCTCGTCATCGAGTTCCTCAAGCGCGCCTTGTGTGCGGGCAACGAGGATCGGGTGCGCGCCTTCCTCGGCAAAGCGTTTCGCAACGGCGCGGCCGATGCCGCGCGATGCACCCGTGATCAGGGCGATACGTCCGTCCAGTCGTTTGGTCATTGATGAGATTCCCGTCTAGTCCCGTTCGGCGAGCAGGGATAACTGTTTCGGAAGGCCGCCGCCATCGCGGTCGACAAGCGGTATCGGATACTCGCCGGTAAAGCAGGCATCGCAGTATTGCGGTATTTCGGCATCGCGTTTCGCTTCGCCGACGGCGCGGTAAAGACCATCGATGGAAATGAATGCCAGGCTGTCGACGCCGATGATATCGGCCATTTGCTGTACGTTGTGCTGCGACGCCATTAGCTGTTCGCGTTCCGGCGTGTCGATGCCGTAAAAGCATGAATGCGTCGTCGGCGGCGAGGAAACACGCATGTGAACTTCGGTCGCCCCCGCAGCGCGGACCATTTCGACGATCTTGGTCGAGGTTGTGCCGCGGACAATGGAATCGTCGACGAGGATAACCCGCTTGCCCTTGATCGATCCCAGGTTCGCATTGTGCTTGAGGCGCACACCGAGGTTCCGGATCTGTGCCGTCGGTTCGATAAAGGTGCGGCCGACATAGTGGTTGCGGATGATGCCGAGCTCGAACGGGATTTCGGATTCCTGTGCATAGCCGATTGCAGAAGGCACGCCACTGTCCGGTACCGGCACGATGACGTCGGCATCGACATGGCTTTCGCGGGCCAGTTCCTTGCCGATATTCTTCCGCACGGCATACACGTGGCGGCCTTCGATCATACTGTCGGGGCGCGCGAAGTAGATATATTCGAAGATGCAGAAGCGGCGCGGTTTCTTGGTGAACGGCTTTAGCGAATGCAGACCGTTTTCATCGATGATGACGATTTCACCGGGATCGACATCGCGGACGAACTTGGCGCCGATGATGTCCAGCGCACAGGTTTCCGACGTGATGATATAGGAATCGCCGACCCTGCCGATGACCAGCGGGCGGACGCCATGCGGGTCGCGAACGCCGATCAGCTTCTTGCCGGTCATGGCGACCAGCGAATAGGCGCCTTCGAGCTGCGAGATGGCATCGGTCAGGCGGTCGACGACGCGGCCGTATTCGCTGCGCGCGATCAGGTGAATGATTGTTTCGGTATCGCTGGTCGATTGGAAGATGCTGCCGCGTTCGATCAGTGCGCGCCGCACGGCATAGGAGTTGGTCAGATTGCCGTTGTGGGCGACGGCCAGGCCGCCGAATTTAAACTCGGCGAAAAGCGGCTGCACGTTACGGATGACCGTGTCGCCGGTTGTCGAGTAGCGGACGTGCCCGATGGCGGTGTGGCCAGGCAGTTGCTTGATGACTTCTTCGGATGAAAAGTTGTCGCCGACCAGACCGAGCGCGCGGTGGCTGTGAAACTGTTCGCCGTCATAGGAGACGATGCCGACGGCTTCCTGTCCGCGATGCTGGAGTGCATGCAAGCCGAGCGCGGTGTGCGCGGCGGCGTCGATATGTCCGAATATGCCGAATAATCCGCATTCCTCGTGCGGGTGGTCGTCATCGAGGAAGGGGTCCGTAGAGTTCATCATCGCGGGCATCCTAGCGCTTTCGTTCACTGATTGGAACCTGTGCCGTCGATCAGGCGCTCAAGATTTTTGCGCTGATCGGCATTGTATCCGTCCCGGGCCGGGGCGTCTTGCTGTTTCGGGGTCGGGGACAGCAATCCCTTGACGTCGATATTGGTTTTACCGCCGCCCGCCGATTTCCCGGAAATCTGGTCCGGCACCAGGGTTTTAAGTAATTCGGCGCCGGGTTTTATCAACTGCATGGTGCGGGCATCGCGGATTATGGCCGGCTGGTCTTCCTCGGGCATGATCAGTTCCAGCCCGATATAGGCGACGCAGACGAGAACCGCACCGCGTGCCAGGCCGAACAAAAAGCCGAGCGACCGGTCGAGCACGTTGAGCGCGCTGGCCTGAACCTTCTTGGCGATGGCGCGGGTGATCAGCGACAGGAATACCAGCGTGACGATGAAGATCACCGTACCTGCGGCGAGGTCCGCAGCGAGATCCAGCGAGATATACTTGCGGGCAAACGGTTTGGCATACGGAAAGCCGTAAAACGTCGCGAAAATCGCCCCGACCCAACCGCCGACGGACAGCACTTCGTGTACGAAGCCGCGCGCATAGGCGAGTACGGCGGAAACCAGAAGGATGAGGAGAACGCCGACATCGACGACATTGATCGGCAGATCGTTGATGGCGTCCATGTTCCGACCTCAGCCCAACGCCCTGTGGCTGCGCGCCGTTGGCAGAATGGCATCCGCTAACTCGCGCAGATGCGCGATTTCAATCATCTCGAGACCATGGTCGGGGTTTTTCGCACGCTTGGAAGCACGGACACGCGGTACGATGGCACGGGTGAATCCCAACTTTGCGGCCTCCTTCAGGCGTGCGTCGATCCGGGAAACGGGCCGGATTTCACCGGATAAACCGATTTCACCGAATATCACCGTGGGACCGGAAATGGCGTCCCCGCTTTCCGACGAAAGCAGCGCTGCTGCAACGGCAAGATCGGCGGCCGGTTCGGAAATCTTCAACCCCCCGGCGACGTTGAGGTACACATCCAGCGGCCCCAATGCAAGCCCGCAACGCGCATCCAGCACTGCCATGACCATCGCCAGCCGGCCACTGTCCCAGCCGATAACGGCGCGCCGGGGCGTCGCCAGCGCGCTGGGCGCGACAAGTGCCTGAATTTCAACCAGAACCGGGCGCGTCCCCTCGATCCCGGCGAACACCGCCGCCCCCGAGACATCGCCTTCGCGTTCGCCCAGAAACAGCTCCGACGGGTTCGTGACTTCGACAAGCCCGCCATCCGACATTTCGAAGACGCCGATCTCGTCGGCCGGACCGAAGCGGTTCTTGACGGCGCGAAGAATGCGGAACTGGTGCGAACGCTCGCCTTCGAAGTGCAGTACGGTATCGACCATGTGTTCGAGCACGCGCGGTCCGGCGATGGTGCCTTCCTTGGTCACATGACCGACCAGCAACAGCGCGAAGCCGCGCCGCTTGGCGAGACGGATCAGTTCCTGTGCCGATGCACGGACCTGCGAGACGGTGCCGGGGGCGGATTCTAGATTGTCCAGATACATGGTCTGAATGGAATCGATCACCACCACATCGATATGATCGGGCGTGTCTAGGGTCGAGACGATATCGCGCACATTGGTGGCGGCGGCGAGCGACACGGGGGCCTTGTCGAGACCAAGCCGGCGGGCGCGCAACCTGAGTTGGGCGATTGCTTCCTCGCCTGAGATATAGAGCGTCTTGCCCGACCCGGCGAGCTTCGCCGTGACCTGCATCAGCAGGGTCGATTTGCCGATGCCCGGATCGCCGCCGACCAGCACGGCGGAGCCGGGGACGAGACCGCCACCGAGCACACGGTCGAACTCTTCGATGCCGGCGACACGGCGCGGCGGGTCTTTTTCATGGCCGTCCAGACCGACGAATTCGATTTTTTTGCCGCGTTTGGAGCCAAGCCCCTTGGGCGCACTTTCGGTCCCGGTTTCCTCTGTCAGGCTGTTCCAGGCACCACAGGCATCGCAACGGCCCATCCATTTCGGATGTGTGGCGCCGCATTCCTGGCAGACGTAAACGGATTTTGCTTTGGCCAAGCCTCGCTCCCTTAGCCGACGGAGATTGAGGCTTAAGCCAATCCGGGCGTTGTCGCAAGCGGCCTCGTTTTTTCAATGATGCGGAGTTAGACTCCGCGCAACTTAGCGGAAGGATTTTCGATCATGTACACGCTTTATTGGGGGCCACGAACCAGCGCAATCGCTCCGGATGTGGTGCTCAGCGAGGCAGGCATCGATTTTACACGAAAACTCGTCAACAGGACCGACGGCCGTGTCGACGATCCGGCGTTCGAGAAGATTTCACCGATGAAGCAGATTCCGGCGCTCGTTCTGCCGGATGGCACGGTTTTGTGCGAATCGGCGGCGATTGCCCTGAGCTTGGCTGAACGGCACCCGGAAAGCTGCATGCTGCCCCCCGTCGCCGGCGAGGCGCGGGCAAAAGTCTATCGCTGGCTGATGCATATCCTGTGCAATATCTACGAATGTGATCTGCGATACAGTTACGCCGACCGCTACACGTCCGACCGAGCCGGCATCGACGGGGTCCGCAAGGCTGCCGCCGAGCGGTGGGACCGTGCGTTCGAAGTGATCGAAGCCGAAGTCGGCGACGGCCCCTGGTTCCTTGGGGCGGATTATTCACTTCTGGATATCTATCTCGCGGCCACGGTGTGCTGGCACTACGACACGCCGGCATTGCTGGCGCGCTCGCAGAACATTGCCCGGATATGCGCGAATGTCCGGAAGCGCGAAAAGAGCGGACCGCTGTTCCAACTTTATGAAATGCCCGAGCTGGACGGCTTGGTTTGATTTCTGCCTCATCGTGAGGAGCAGCTTCGCTGCGTCTCGAAGGATGAGCGGGTTGGTGTCTAACCCCTAACCGCCATCTTGATCGGGCCGTCGGCGCGGCCGTGGATGAACTGATCGACGTATGCGTTGTCAGAATGGTCAATGGCGTCGGTCGGCCCGGCCCAGATAATCCGGCCGTCATAAAGCATGGCGATCCTGTCGCCGATCTTGCGCGCAGACGCCATGTCATGGGTGATGGTCACGGCTGTGGCGCCGACGGTCTGGTTGACGTGCACGATCAGGTTGTTGATGACGTCGGCCATGATCGGGTCAAGGCCGGTGGTCGGCTCGTCGAAAAAGATGATTTCCGGTTCGGTGGCGATGGCGCGGGCCAGGCCGACACGTTTCTGCATGCCGCCCGACAGTTCCGACGGCGACAGATCGAGGACGTCCGGCGCCAGCCCGACGAGGCGCAGTTTCTCGGCGGCGATGTCACGCGCATCGGCGCGCTTGCATTGATTGCGGGCCAAAAGGCCGAAGGCGACGTTTTCCCAGACCGGCAATGAATCGAACAGCGCGGCGGCCTGAAACAGCATGCCGACCTGCCGGTTGATGCCTTCGCGTTCGCCCGGCGACATGGTCGTGACCTCGCGGCCGTCGATGGTGATCGAGCCGCTGTCGGGTTTCATCAGGCCGAGCATGCATTTGATGGTGACGGACTTGCCGGTGCCCGAGCCGCCGATGATGACCACGCTTTCGCCCTTGCCGATATCCAAATCGACATGATCCAGCACCACCTTGCGTCCGTTCGCAAAGCTCTTGCGAACGCCCGACAGACGGATCTTGGCGAGATTATCCTGTGACATCTTTGGTGAAGAACAAAAGGGTCAGGATATAGTTGAGGCAGAGAATCAGGATCGATGCCGAAACCACCGCATTGGTCGTCGCCTTGCCGACGCCCTGTGCGCCGCCGGCGGAATAAAAGCCGTGATAACAGCCCATCAGCGTCGTGATGAAACCGAACACCGACGCTTTGACGAGACCGGAAATCACGTCCATGGGTTCCATGAACTCCCACGTGTTCTGCAGATAGTTCGACGGGTTGAAGCCCAATTTATAGACCGATACCAGATAGCCGCCGAAGACACCGATGATGTCGGCGATGAAAATCACCAGCGGCAGCATCACCGTCCCGGCGATCAGGCGCGGTGCGACCAGATACTTCATCGGGTTGGTGGACAGCGTGGTCAGGGCATCGACCTGTTCGGTCACGCGCATGGTGCCGATTTCGGCGGCCATGGCGGCGCCAATGCGCCCGGCGATCATCAACCCGCCCAAGACGGGGCCTAGCTCGCGGGTAATCGAAAGGACGACGACGTTGGCGATCGCGCCTTCGGCAGAGAAGCGCGCGAAGCCGGTATAGCTCTGCAGTGCCAGCACCATCCCGGCAAAGATCGCCGTCAACCCGACGACGGGCAGGGTAAAGAAGCCGATCTCGATGATCTGGCGCAAAAGCTGGCGGCCATAGAACGGCGGTCGCACGCAATGCGAAACGGCGTTGAGTGTAAACATGGCCAATCTGCCGGTCGTGGCGAGAAACGCGAGGAACCCTCCACCAATCGGCCGCAACGGATTAATCATGCACCAGTCCCTTTATACGTGCGGGCGTAGCGCCGCCCGAGTCCGGTTAATACTTCATAGGGGATGGTCTGCCAATCCTTTGCCAGATCGTCGGGTGTGCGGTGCGCACCCATGAATTCGGCCATGACGCCGGGCTGGGCCAGGTGTTCGGGCACATCGGTGACGTCCAGTGTGATCAGATCCATCGAAACGCGCCCGGCAATCGGGGCCTTGTGCCCGTCGATGCTGGCAAAGCCGGTGTCCGAGCCGGCACGGTGATAACCGTCGGCGTAGCCGACCGGCACCGTGGCAATTCTTCTGGGCCCCGTGACCGGATGCGTGGCGCCATAGCCGACTGTTTCCGGCGGCGCGACGTGGCGCACCTGCAGGATACGCGCTTCCAGCCGCACCGGGTTGGCCATAGGGTTGGCCAGATGCGGTGTCGGGTTGCCGCCATAGAGCGCGACTCCCGGCCGGGCCACGGCGAAATGATAATCGGCGCCGAGAAAGACGCCCGATGAATTGCAGAGTGACGGTGTGCCCCGGCCAAGCCGCCCAAACGCCGCCTTGAACAGGGCAAGCTGTCGCGCACTCTGATCGCTTTCGTTAACGTCGGCGCTGGCCAGGTGGCTCATCACCAGGCCGAGATCGATGCCATCCAGCAGCGCATCGGCATCGCCCAGAAAGGTCTCCGTTTCTGCGAGGTCGAGGCCGAGACGGCACATGCCGGTATCGATGTGGACGTGGGCCTTCAGCGCCTTGCCCCGAACCTTTGCAGCATCGCGCCACAACGCGATATCGCCGAGTGAGTTCAGTACCGGCGTCAGGCCGTAATGCAGATAGTCGTCGACGGCGTCGGGCAGGGGGCCGTTAAGGACATGCACACGGACATCGGGCAGCTCTTCGCGCACAATGACGCCTTCGTGCGGATGGGCGACGAAGAAATCCACGCATCCGGCGTGAGCGAGGGCACGCACGACCGGCCGCGCGCCGAGACCGTAACCGTCACCCTTGACCGCGGCCCCGGCTTTGGCACCGGCGGCGTCGAGCTTCCCTTGCAATAGGCGATAGTTCGCCGCGACCGTATCGAGGTCGATGGTCAGGCGCGCGGCATAAAGATCATCCGGGATCGTCATACCGGATATATTCAGTAATCTTCGTGATGCGGGTCAAGATTTCCGAAGCGCGTGAACTCGCCGATGAAGGCCAGTTTGACGGAACCCACGGGACCGTGACGCTGCTTGGCGACGATGACTTCGGCCTTGCCGCGGGCGCGTTCGACCCGTTCTTCCCAGCCGGCCTGACGCTGTGCGAACTTCTCACCGCTTTCGTCGGCGCGCTGCATGGGCTCGGCTTTTTCGAGATAATATTCGTCACGATAGATGAACATGACGACGTCGGCATCCTGCTCGATCGACCCCGATTCGCGAAGATCGGCAAGTTGTGGGCGCTTGTCTTCGCGGTTTTCGACCTGGCGTGAAAGCTGCGACAGGGCCAGCACCGGCACGTCCAGTTCTTTGGCTAGCGTCTTCAGGCCACGGGTGATTTCCGAGACTTCCTGCACGCGCCCGTCGGATCGTGACTTGGCGCTGCCTGAGATCAGCTGGAGATAGTCGATCACGATCATGCCGAGATTGCTCTGGCGTTTCAGACGCCTGGCCCGGGTGCGGAGCGCACTGACGGTCAGCGCCGGGGTGTCGTCGATGAAGATCGGCACTTCGTGAAGCGCATTCGATGCCTGAGCCAGACGGGAGAATTCCTCGTTCGTCAGTTCGCCCTTGCGCATGCGGTCCGACGACACATTCGATTGCTCGGACAGAATACGTGCGGCCAGCTGTTCCGCCGACATTTCCAGCGAGAAGAACCCGACAACCGCACCTTCGTTGCCCTTTGTGTCGGCGAAGTTCTTGGCGGCGTTATAGGCGATGTTGGTCGCCAGTGCGGTTTTCCCCATGGCCGGACGTCCGGCAAGGATCAAAAGGTCGGAGCGGTGCAGACCGCCGAGCAGCTTGTCGAGATCGATCAGGTCGGTGCCGACACCGGCCAGCCCGCCCTGTCGCGCGTGCGCTGCGTCGGCAACCTTGATGGCTTCCATGACGGCGTTTTTGAAAGGCTGGAAACCACCATCGAAATCGCCGGTGGTGGCAAGGTCGTAGAGCGCCTGTTCGGCTTCTTCGATCTGCGTTGTCGCTTCCTGATCGATGTCGTTGTCGTAGGCATCGTTGACGACCCGCTCACCCAGCGAGATCAGCTCGCGGCGCAGGTGCATGT
This genomic window contains:
- a CDS encoding DeoR/GlpR family DNA-binding transcription regulator, which produces MDVNCAEQKRDIGPGTEGMLAEERRAKILEIVNERGSVSVSDLHRRLKVSQETIRRDITKLAHDTRLRKTHGGALALDHSEPVFDERMAVNIDGKRAIGRVAAEMVTDDSTLLIDSGTTTLCLAESLMERRRLTVYTNDIHIAQRLGGRNDNHVYLTGGELLASEGALVGRDATAMLANYYPDFCFVGAAAFANHPWIMDYTREAAELRTQMLSQGRTKVVLVDHTKFGRTAPVKVGGLEDVDIIVTDIPLKGEIKAGMARLSAEIIIAEEV
- a CDS encoding SDR family NAD(P)-dependent oxidoreductase, with product MTKRLDGRIALITGASRGIGRAVAKRFAEEGAHPILVARTQGALEELDDEIRTAYGIESTLVPLDLRDFDAIDKVGAAMYERFGRLDVLIANAGLLGVLTPMHQLDPKVWNDVMSVNLTACWRLTRSMDPLLRASDSGRAIYVTSTVGHEPRAFWGAYAISKAGLEMMAKVYAEETRKSNIRVNLVNPGPTRTGMRAAAMPGENPETLKTPESIAHEFVRLAEAGCELHGEMITAEAE
- the purF gene encoding amidophosphoribosyltransferase — translated: MNSTDPFLDDDHPHEECGLFGIFGHIDAAAHTALGLHALQHRGQEAVGIVSYDGEQFHSHRALGLVGDNFSSEEVIKQLPGHTAIGHVRYSTTGDTVIRNVQPLFAEFKFGGLAVAHNGNLTNSYAVRRALIERGSIFQSTSDTETIIHLIARSEYGRVVDRLTDAISQLEGAYSLVAMTGKKLIGVRDPHGVRPLVIGRVGDSYIITSETCALDIIGAKFVRDVDPGEIVIIDENGLHSLKPFTKKPRRFCIFEYIYFARPDSMIEGRHVYAVRKNIGKELARESHVDADVIVPVPDSGVPSAIGYAQESEIPFELGIIRNHYVGRTFIEPTAQIRNLGVRLKHNANLGSIKGKRVILVDDSIVRGTTSTKIVEMVRAAGATEVHMRVSSPPTTHSCFYGIDTPEREQLMASQHNVQQMADIIGVDSLAFISIDGLYRAVGEAKRDAEIPQYCDACFTGEYPIPLVDRDGGGLPKQLSLLAERD
- a CDS encoding CvpA family protein; the protein is MDAINDLPINVVDVGVLLILLVSAVLAYARGFVHEVLSVGGWVGAIFATFYGFPYAKPFARKYISLDLAADLAAGTVIFIVTLVFLSLITRAIAKKVQASALNVLDRSLGFLFGLARGAVLVCVAYIGLELIMPEEDQPAIIRDARTMQLIKPGAELLKTLVPDQISGKSAGGGKTNIDVKGLLSPTPKQQDAPARDGYNADQRKNLERLIDGTGSNQ
- the radA gene encoding DNA repair protein RadA, giving the protein MAKAKSVYVCQECGATHPKWMGRCDACGAWNSLTEETGTESAPKGLGSKRGKKIEFVGLDGHEKDPPRRVAGIEEFDRVLGGGLVPGSAVLVGGDPGIGKSTLLMQVTAKLAGSGKTLYISGEEAIAQLRLRARRLGLDKAPVSLAAATNVRDIVSTLDTPDHIDVVVIDSIQTMYLDNLESAPGTVSQVRASAQELIRLAKRRGFALLLVGHVTKEGTIAGPRVLEHMVDTVLHFEGERSHQFRILRAVKNRFGPADEIGVFEMSDGGLVEVTNPSELFLGEREGDVSGAAVFAGIEGTRPVLVEIQALVAPSALATPRRAVIGWDSGRLAMVMAVLDARCGLALGPLDVYLNVAGGLKISEPAADLAVAAALLSSESGDAISGPTVIFGEIGLSGEIRPVSRIDARLKEAAKLGFTRAIVPRVRASKRAKNPDHGLEMIEIAHLRELADAILPTARSHRALG
- a CDS encoding glutathione S-transferase family protein: MYTLYWGPRTSAIAPDVVLSEAGIDFTRKLVNRTDGRVDDPAFEKISPMKQIPALVLPDGTVLCESAAIALSLAERHPESCMLPPVAGEARAKVYRWLMHILCNIYECDLRYSYADRYTSDRAGIDGVRKAAAERWDRAFEVIEAEVGDGPWFLGADYSLLDIYLAATVCWHYDTPALLARSQNIARICANVRKREKSGPLFQLYEMPELDGLV
- a CDS encoding ATP-binding cassette domain-containing protein gives rise to the protein MSQDNLAKIRLSGVRKSFANGRKVVLDHVDLDIGKGESVVIIGGSGTGKSVTIKCMLGLMKPDSGSITIDGREVTTMSPGEREGINRQVGMLFQAAALFDSLPVWENVAFGLLARNQCKRADARDIAAEKLRLVGLAPDVLDLSPSELSGGMQKRVGLARAIATEPEIIFFDEPTTGLDPIMADVINNLIVHVNQTVGATAVTITHDMASARKIGDRIAMLYDGRIIWAGPTDAIDHSDNAYVDQFIHGRADGPIKMAVRG
- a CDS encoding ABC transporter permease, whose product is MINPLRPIGGGFLAFLATTGRLAMFTLNAVSHCVRPPFYGRQLLRQIIEIGFFTLPVVGLTAIFAGMVLALQSYTGFARFSAEGAIANVVVLSITRELGPVLGGLMIAGRIGAAMAAEIGTMRVTEQVDALTTLSTNPMKYLVAPRLIAGTVMLPLVIFIADIIGVFGGYLVSVYKLGFNPSNYLQNTWEFMEPMDVISGLVKASVFGFITTLMGCYHGFYSAGGAQGVGKATTNAVVSASILILCLNYILTLLFFTKDVTG
- the alr gene encoding alanine racemase, with product MTIPDDLYAARLTIDLDTVAANYRLLQGKLDAAGAKAGAAVKGDGYGLGARPVVRALAHAGCVDFFVAHPHEGVIVREELPDVRVHVLNGPLPDAVDDYLHYGLTPVLNSLGDIALWRDAAKVRGKALKAHVHIDTGMCRLGLDLAETETFLGDADALLDGIDLGLVMSHLASADVNESDQSARQLALFKAAFGRLGRGTPSLCNSSGVFLGADYHFAVARPGVALYGGNPTPHLANPMANPVRLEARILQVRHVAPPETVGYGATHPVTGPRRIATVPVGYADGYHRAGSDTGFASIDGHKAPIAGRVSMDLITLDVTDVPEHLAQPGVMAEFMGAHRTPDDLAKDWQTIPYEVLTGLGRRYARTYKGTGA
- a CDS encoding replicative DNA helicase → MVANTQNAPQDLVPDDDTSDLDTPAYRQLPRNIEAERGLLGAIFVDNRALEQVAEFLQAEHFALTAHARIFEAMMKLIDRGQIADPTTLRPYFEADNSLDDIGGAQYLAHLAASAINVINAREYGRIIYDMHLRRELISLGERVVNDAYDNDIDQEATTQIEEAEQALYDLATTGDFDGGFQPFKNAVMEAIKVADAAHARQGGLAGVGTDLIDLDKLLGGLHRSDLLILAGRPAMGKTALATNIAYNAAKNFADTKGNEGAVVGFFSLEMSAEQLAARILSEQSNVSSDRMRKGELTNEEFSRLAQASNALHEVPIFIDDTPALTVSALRTRARRLKRQSNLGMIVIDYLQLISGSAKSRSDGRVQEVSEITRGLKTLAKELDVPVLALSQLSRQVENREDKRPQLADLRESGSIEQDADVVMFIYRDEYYLEKAEPMQRADESGEKFAQRQAGWEERVERARGKAEVIVAKQRHGPVGSVKLAFIGEFTRFGNLDPHHEDY